From a single Lentisphaera profundi genomic region:
- a CDS encoding sulfatase, whose translation MIKIILFLSTLLSTYIVQGSEKVPKSPIVSQSKPNVLFILIDDLGWADIGCYGAKFHETPNVDRLAMQGMRFTDAYAASAVCSPTRASILTGKYPSRINFWRASPIENLPQSEITIAEALKDAGYHTAHMGKWHLMVKSKSEGESSFPEDHGFDVNVGGTRSGAPGTFFFPYKRKGREPGQDNAVPGFENGKEGDYLTDKLTDKAIAFMKETKDKPFFLNLWYFTVHTPVQGKEEKIAKYEKKLTELGITSPSGSVKEGKRYSRKAQDSPIYAAMVESMDENVGRILDYLKESGLEKNTIVIFSSDNGGLSTISSTKGGPACSFPLRAGKAWLHEGGIRVPMIIKWPGNPNPGSTCFIPVVSTDFYPTILEMAGLPLQPSQHLDGLSLVPLLKGKAKGLKREALYFHFPQDHHVSSKGPSAAIRMGDYKLVEEFYTGKLELYNLAQDLGEQNELSAQEPERTAMMAKMMCEWRAETKAYMPSEEKRAKDAKRKKAKAEERKNMNKGTAE comes from the coding sequence ATGATAAAAATAATTTTATTTTTAAGCACTTTACTTTCAACTTATATAGTACAAGGATCTGAAAAAGTCCCGAAATCACCCATTGTAAGTCAGTCGAAACCCAACGTCCTCTTTATCCTGATCGACGACCTGGGTTGGGCGGATATAGGATGCTATGGCGCGAAATTCCACGAAACACCGAACGTGGACCGTCTTGCGATGCAGGGCATGCGCTTTACCGACGCATACGCAGCCAGTGCGGTATGCTCCCCCACCAGAGCCAGCATACTCACCGGCAAGTATCCTTCCCGGATAAACTTCTGGCGTGCAAGTCCCATTGAAAATCTCCCGCAGAGTGAAATTACCATAGCCGAAGCCTTGAAAGACGCCGGGTACCACACCGCCCACATGGGCAAATGGCACTTGATGGTCAAGAGCAAGTCTGAGGGAGAATCAAGCTTCCCAGAAGACCATGGCTTCGACGTCAATGTTGGCGGCACTCGCTCGGGTGCCCCTGGAACTTTCTTTTTTCCTTATAAGCGCAAGGGACGTGAACCAGGACAGGACAACGCTGTTCCCGGCTTTGAAAATGGCAAGGAAGGCGATTATCTAACCGATAAACTTACAGATAAGGCTATCGCCTTTATGAAGGAAACGAAGGACAAGCCCTTCTTTCTCAACCTGTGGTATTTTACTGTGCATACTCCAGTTCAGGGCAAGGAGGAAAAGATCGCCAAGTACGAGAAGAAGCTTACCGAACTTGGAATCACATCTCCCAGTGGGTCCGTTAAAGAGGGAAAACGTTACAGCCGCAAAGCTCAGGACAGTCCGATCTACGCCGCCATGGTGGAGAGTATGGATGAAAACGTCGGGCGTATACTCGACTACCTCAAGGAGAGCGGACTGGAAAAGAACACCATCGTAATATTCTCGTCGGATAATGGCGGGCTTTCGACCATTTCGTCCACGAAGGGCGGCCCCGCCTGCAGTTTCCCTCTGCGCGCCGGCAAAGCCTGGTTACACGAGGGTGGCATACGGGTACCAATGATAATCAAATGGCCAGGTAATCCAAACCCGGGATCAACCTGCTTCATTCCGGTTGTAAGTACAGATTTCTATCCCACGATACTTGAGATGGCAGGACTGCCGTTGCAACCCAGTCAGCATCTCGACGGCCTGAGCCTCGTTCCGCTTCTGAAGGGCAAAGCAAAAGGCCTTAAGCGTGAAGCCCTGTATTTTCACTTTCCTCAAGACCACCACGTCAGCAGCAAGGGCCCGTCCGCTGCAATACGCATGGGCGATTACAAACTGGTAGAGGAGTTCTATACCGGCAAACTGGAGCTGTATAACCTTGCTCAGGATCTGGGCGAACAGAACGAACTGTCAGCTCAAGAACCTGAACGAACCGCCATGATGGCAAAGATGATGTGCGAATGGCGTGCAGAAACGAAAGCGTACATGCCATCGGAAGAGAAAAGAGCAAAGGATGCAAAAAGGAAAAAAGCAAAGGCTGAAGAAAGAAAAAACATGAATAAAGGCACAGCAGAATGA
- a CDS encoding RNA polymerase sigma factor, translating into MNSLNKNARMKESNNTRHTLLQKLQLSEGDEYWDEFVQSYEGYIYMVIRGLGVNTTTCEDLIQDVLVKVWKSLSQFKYEREKCRFRTWLCVIIRNTVYNYFQSKANRNNLQNVNYDDVAEAEAKKLVNWPNIMAWRFVIHAGD; encoded by the coding sequence ATGAACTCTTTAAACAAAAATGCTCGCATGAAAGAAAGTAATAACACACGCCACACCCTCTTGCAAAAACTTCAGCTTTCTGAAGGTGACGAATATTGGGATGAATTCGTTCAGTCATATGAAGGTTATATCTACATGGTGATTCGTGGCCTCGGAGTCAATACAACGACCTGTGAAGACCTAATCCAAGATGTTTTGGTCAAAGTCTGGAAATCGCTTTCTCAATTTAAGTACGAACGTGAAAAATGCCGTTTTAGAACCTGGCTCTGCGTCATTATCCGCAACACGGTTTACAATTATTTTCAATCCAAAGCCAATCGCAATAATCTACAAAACGTCAATTACGATGATGTGGCGGAGGCAGAGGCAAAAAAACTCGTGAATTGGCCAAATATTATGGCATGGCGGTTCGTAATTCACGCTGGCGATTAG
- a CDS encoding PDZ domain-containing protein: MKKNRIPKAWKLLIAVYSMSVNFAMAGTDLYVSPAGNDANPGSRDKPVASLARARDLARPETGKSAVTVHVADGIYYLPETLVFTSEDSGSEKNPVIYKADNEGGAVLSGGSKLDLKWISYKNGVFRAKTPEGLEIDQLFINGKAQRMARYPNYDPNKKTHAYQGYAADAFSKERAALWADPTGGYIHAMHSKRWGGYHYRITGKDDKGEVTYEGGWQNNRQMGMHKDYRMVENIFEELDAPGEWFHDGKESTLYYMPESGVDLSTVKVEVVRLRHLVEFKGSQDAPVKFITLQGFTVRHAARTFMDCREPLLRSDWAIYRGGAFLLMGTEDVSVLNCEFDQVGGNAVFVNNYNRRFRIAGCHIHDAGASGVCFVGDPQAVRNPLFEYFEKHDLAKIDRTPGPKTDNYPADSTVEDCLIHGIGRVEKQPAGVQISMAQGITVRHVSIYDCARSGINVSEGTWGGHLIEGCDVFDTVLETHDHGSFNSWGRDRFWLKDYAASQQAIDEDPKLPFLDAVKTTVIRNSRWRCDHGWDIDLDDGSTNYDIYNNLMLLNGLKLREGFRRHVWNNIANLNTLHAHVWYKNAGDVVKNNIWMRRYGAVRTTMTPKVDKNFFTNEADMKRFQHEGADTNSAFGDPQFIDPANGDFRVKGTSPVLKTGFKNFPMDQFGVQRPKLKAIARTPQIPEGKKMASEGKKARKAHKFYWQGAVVIDLQGEAYSAFGVNKEDGGLHIISISPDSPAASAGLKENDLILVINDTKLTNTKALRKVRGSTFKVKYVRDQAEQVCEFPGNEEKSYRLKPEKKSEENRAKDAKKKKAKDEERKNMNKGAEERINI, from the coding sequence ATGAAAAAAAACAGAATACCCAAGGCTTGGAAGCTTTTGATAGCAGTCTATTCAATGTCGGTAAATTTTGCGATGGCTGGGACTGACCTCTATGTGAGCCCGGCGGGCAACGATGCGAACCCGGGGAGTCGAGACAAACCGGTGGCCTCCTTGGCACGCGCTCGTGATCTGGCTCGCCCGGAAACCGGAAAGAGCGCAGTCACGGTGCATGTGGCAGATGGTATTTATTACCTCCCCGAAACTCTGGTCTTCACATCAGAGGACTCCGGTTCAGAAAAGAACCCTGTGATTTACAAAGCGGACAACGAGGGCGGTGCAGTGCTGTCCGGCGGCTCTAAACTAGACCTGAAATGGATCTCTTATAAGAATGGGGTCTTCCGGGCAAAGACTCCGGAAGGCTTGGAGATCGATCAGCTCTTTATCAATGGTAAGGCACAGCGGATGGCGCGCTATCCGAACTATGATCCCAACAAGAAAACGCATGCCTATCAGGGGTATGCCGCCGATGCCTTTTCTAAAGAACGGGCCGCTCTATGGGCCGATCCGACCGGGGGGTACATCCATGCCATGCACTCAAAAAGGTGGGGGGGATATCACTACCGCATCACCGGCAAGGATGACAAGGGCGAAGTGACCTATGAAGGCGGCTGGCAGAACAACCGCCAGATGGGGATGCACAAGGATTATCGCATGGTCGAGAATATCTTCGAGGAGCTGGATGCACCCGGCGAGTGGTTCCACGACGGCAAAGAGTCCACGCTCTACTACATGCCGGAATCTGGTGTGGATTTGTCTACCGTAAAGGTGGAGGTGGTGCGCCTTAGGCATCTGGTCGAATTTAAGGGAAGCCAGGATGCCCCCGTGAAATTCATCACTCTGCAGGGCTTCACGGTTCGCCATGCGGCTCGGACTTTTATGGATTGCAGAGAACCCTTGCTGCGCTCAGACTGGGCGATTTATCGCGGCGGTGCCTTTCTGCTGATGGGAACGGAGGATGTATCTGTTCTTAACTGTGAGTTTGATCAAGTCGGCGGGAACGCGGTTTTTGTCAACAACTACAACCGTCGATTTCGGATCGCCGGCTGCCACATCCACGATGCGGGTGCCAGCGGAGTCTGTTTTGTGGGCGACCCCCAGGCCGTGCGAAATCCTCTGTTTGAGTACTTTGAAAAACATGACCTTGCCAAAATTGACCGTACCCCGGGCCCGAAGACCGACAACTATCCGGCCGATTCCACTGTGGAGGATTGTCTGATTCATGGGATTGGCCGGGTGGAAAAGCAACCGGCCGGTGTACAGATCTCCATGGCGCAGGGAATTACGGTTCGCCATGTTTCAATTTACGATTGCGCACGATCTGGGATTAACGTGAGCGAAGGAACGTGGGGCGGCCATCTGATCGAAGGGTGTGATGTCTTTGATACGGTGCTGGAGACCCATGACCATGGATCGTTCAACTCGTGGGGACGAGACCGTTTTTGGCTCAAGGATTATGCAGCATCACAGCAGGCGATTGATGAGGATCCGAAGCTGCCGTTTCTTGACGCAGTCAAAACTACAGTCATCCGCAATAGTCGCTGGCGCTGCGATCACGGCTGGGATATCGACCTCGATGACGGTTCAACAAACTACGACATTTACAACAACCTTATGCTCCTCAACGGCCTCAAACTCCGTGAGGGCTTCCGTCGCCATGTATGGAACAATATCGCTAACCTCAATACACTTCACGCACACGTCTGGTACAAAAATGCTGGTGATGTAGTTAAAAATAACATCTGGATGAGACGCTATGGCGCCGTTCGCACCACAATGACGCCGAAAGTCGATAAAAACTTCTTCACCAATGAAGCCGACATGAAGAGATTTCAACACGAGGGGGCCGATACCAATTCAGCCTTTGGAGACCCCCAGTTTATCGATCCTGCCAATGGCGACTTCCGCGTAAAAGGGACCTCTCCCGTCCTCAAAACTGGATTCAAGAACTTTCCGATGGATCAATTCGGCGTCCAACGGCCCAAACTCAAAGCCATAGCCCGAACACCACAAATCCCAGAGGGCAAAAAAATGGCAAGCGAGGGCAAAAAGGCTAGAAAGGCTCATAAGTTCTACTGGCAGGGCGCGGTGGTTATAGATCTCCAAGGTGAAGCTTATTCTGCTTTCGGCGTTAATAAAGAAGATGGTGGTTTACATATTATCAGTATATCCCCCGATTCTCCCGCGGCATCCGCTGGCCTTAAAGAAAACGATCTCATCCTCGTTATCAACGACACCAAGTTGACAAACACAAAGGCTCTACGCAAAGTTCGGGGCAGCACTTTCAAAGTCAAATATGTTCGTGACCAGGCCGAGCAAGTCTGCGAGTTTCCCGGCAATGAAGAAAAAAGCTATAGATTAAAACCAGAGAAGAAATCGGAAGAAAATAGAGCAAAAGATGCAAAAAAGAAAAAAGCAAAGGATGAAGAAAGAAAAAACATGAATAAAGGCGCAGAAGAAAGAATAAATATTTAA
- a CDS encoding Fic family protein — protein MNISDKLVFSPKLSQGIIAKIGIIEKFRGKWEALKIKEDQFLQELRHIATIQSIGSSTRIEGSQLSDQEVINLLDNLEQRQLDTRDEQEVIGYWDALEVLLDNAEDLDLSQRYIFQLHGLLLKYSEKDTRQRGQYKNISNRVVANYPDGTQKIIFNTTEPHLVDKEMDELIEWCNEKLTNTEMNPLIVIATFVYEFLSIHPFHDGNGRLSRLLTTLLLVRSEYYFVQYVSFEHVIEERKKEYYQILMECQRNRSTNAEQIGSWIDFFLDCMIQLSAKLENKLERIVRNDTYLNARQKRIIDLLNLKGKMRSGDLAREIESASLPTIKKDLNFLVKEGLILKFGVGKATTYQSPSA, from the coding sequence ATGAATATTTCAGATAAATTAGTTTTTAGTCCTAAGCTTTCTCAAGGGATCATTGCGAAGATAGGAATTATAGAGAAGTTTAGGGGTAAATGGGAAGCTTTAAAGATTAAAGAGGACCAATTCCTTCAGGAGCTTAGGCATATAGCGACAATTCAGAGTATTGGCTCATCTACACGTATTGAGGGAAGTCAACTATCAGACCAAGAAGTTATAAATCTTCTAGATAATCTTGAGCAGAGACAACTCGATACTCGTGACGAACAAGAAGTCATCGGGTACTGGGATGCGCTTGAGGTCTTGCTGGATAATGCAGAAGACTTAGACTTGTCACAGCGTTATATATTTCAACTGCACGGCCTTCTACTCAAATACTCAGAGAAAGACACACGACAACGTGGCCAGTATAAGAATATATCAAATCGGGTAGTTGCGAACTACCCAGATGGAACTCAAAAAATAATATTCAATACCACCGAACCTCATCTAGTGGATAAAGAAATGGATGAGCTTATAGAGTGGTGTAATGAAAAATTGACTAATACAGAAATGAATCCGCTTATTGTCATAGCTACTTTTGTTTATGAGTTTTTATCAATTCACCCCTTTCATGATGGTAATGGCCGGCTATCACGTCTTTTGACAACCTTGCTTTTAGTGCGTTCAGAATATTATTTTGTTCAGTATGTGTCATTTGAACATGTCATTGAAGAAAGAAAAAAAGAGTACTATCAAATTTTGATGGAATGTCAGCGCAATCGTTCTACTAATGCTGAACAGATAGGAAGCTGGATTGATTTTTTTCTTGATTGTATGATCCAGTTGTCAGCAAAACTGGAAAACAAGTTGGAGCGTATTGTACGCAATGACACTTATCTCAATGCCCGACAAAAAAGGATCATCGACTTACTCAATCTAAAAGGTAAAATGCGCTCAGGGGATCTTGCTCGAGAAATCGAGAGTGCATCTCTGCCCACAATTAAAAAAGACCTTAATTTCTTAGTGAAGGAAGGTCTTATTCTAAAGTTTGGTGTAGGGAAAGCTACTACCTATCAAAGCCCTTCTGCATAG
- a CDS encoding sulfatase family protein, which yields MNKYLIIAMATMVAAAIVHATDTKRPNIVFIFADDMGYGDVQCLNPKRGKIPTPHLDKLASEGMIFTDAHTSSSVCTPSRYGLLTGRYNWRTHLQKGVIFGFSPALIDAKRLTVASLLKQQGYTTACIGKWHLGMTLPTTNGVLPKTRVPKKLNVVWDGRITDGPTAVGFDYFWGISASLDMAPCLYIENDHFIGDLPPQDGKSSTTKSFKIDQVLPHIGKQSAAYIKASKPDTPFFLYASLTSPHTPIRPTAEWIGKSGISKYADFQMQTDHVIGVIIDAIDSAGLRDNTLVIVSSDNGCSKAAKIPEMEAKGHFPSAQFRGSKSDLWEGGHRMPFIVRWPKVVEAGSQSDQTVCLTDFMATCAEIVEAQLPSNAAEDSVSFLPALKDKPIVSTRKGVIHHSISGHFSYRMGKWKLLLAKGSGGWTAPKEKDVGADSPKAQLYDLEADPGETNNLYKSKPEVVEQLLEQLTADIERGRSTDGPKASNDVSKVVLWKR from the coding sequence ATGAATAAATATTTAATTATAGCAATGGCAACGATGGTGGCGGCAGCGATTGTTCATGCCACTGACACGAAACGACCTAATATCGTTTTTATTTTCGCGGACGATATGGGCTATGGTGACGTGCAATGCCTGAATCCCAAGCGAGGCAAGATTCCGACCCCGCACTTGGACAAGCTGGCCAGCGAAGGCATGATCTTCACCGATGCACATACGTCATCCTCAGTTTGTACCCCCAGTCGCTACGGCCTGCTAACCGGACGCTACAACTGGCGCACGCATCTGCAGAAAGGGGTGATCTTCGGCTTTAGTCCGGCTCTCATCGACGCAAAACGGCTGACGGTGGCGAGCCTTCTCAAGCAGCAGGGTTACACCACAGCCTGCATTGGCAAGTGGCACCTGGGCATGACCTTACCCACGACCAATGGCGTCCTGCCGAAGACACGTGTGCCCAAGAAGCTCAACGTCGTCTGGGATGGTAGAATCACTGACGGTCCAACCGCAGTCGGTTTCGATTATTTCTGGGGGATTTCCGCCTCCCTCGACATGGCGCCCTGCCTCTATATTGAGAACGATCACTTCATTGGAGATTTGCCTCCTCAGGACGGCAAGAGCTCCACGACCAAATCCTTCAAGATCGACCAAGTACTGCCGCATATCGGCAAGCAGTCGGCGGCCTATATCAAGGCCAGCAAACCCGATACACCGTTCTTCCTCTACGCATCGCTGACTTCGCCGCACACACCTATCCGGCCGACCGCCGAGTGGATAGGCAAGAGTGGCATCAGTAAATATGCTGACTTCCAAATGCAGACTGACCACGTGATCGGTGTCATTATCGACGCGATTGACAGCGCCGGCCTGCGCGACAACACTCTAGTAATTGTCAGTTCGGATAATGGCTGCTCGAAAGCGGCCAAAATCCCCGAGATGGAAGCGAAAGGGCATTTTCCCAGTGCGCAATTCCGCGGCTCTAAGTCTGACCTGTGGGAGGGCGGCCATCGGATGCCGTTCATCGTGCGCTGGCCGAAAGTGGTAGAAGCAGGAAGCCAAAGTGATCAGACGGTCTGCTTGACCGACTTCATGGCTACCTGCGCCGAGATCGTCGAAGCACAACTGCCCAGCAATGCGGCCGAGGACAGTGTCAGCTTTCTTCCGGCTCTAAAAGACAAGCCGATTGTTTCGACGCGCAAGGGGGTGATTCACCATTCCATCAGTGGACATTTTTCTTATCGCATGGGCAAATGGAAGCTACTGCTGGCGAAGGGATCCGGTGGCTGGACCGCACCCAAAGAGAAGGACGTGGGAGCCGATTCACCAAAGGCGCAACTTTACGACCTGGAGGCGGACCCTGGTGAGACCAATAACCTCTACAAATCAAAGCCCGAGGTTGTGGAGCAGCTGCTCGAGCAGTTGACCGCCGACATCGAACGTGGCCGCAGCACCGATGGCCCTAAAGCGAGCAACGACGTATCTAAAGTTGTTCTCTGGAAACGATGA
- a CDS encoding type II secretion system protein yields MINFHYLRFDSKPDKTDLKYKFYKFTLIELLVVVAIIGILASLLLPNLSKARAKAREAVCKNNLKQMYMGQMLYADDNQGEVFSSNRGVTWIDANNYRDLSSGVWYDFHGGEYDFFEPYFGIENTTTKVELYRCPATDYDPSSQIVTIGIHNGRSYSGFMEKNWRRPVKPDNLDMHIAGGGGKAFTNSSRKPFMMDYISTPTDSINIGSSKIHRNTGSLNLCLSDGSVIKMYLPPDLWAPKANNNWVEYFEAAVGESAY; encoded by the coding sequence ATGATCAATTTTCATTATTTACGCTTCGATTCAAAGCCCGATAAAACGGATTTGAAATACAAATTTTATAAGTTCACATTAATAGAACTTCTCGTGGTAGTAGCTATTATTGGTATTTTAGCATCACTCCTCTTACCAAATTTATCTAAAGCACGTGCGAAAGCTCGCGAGGCAGTTTGTAAAAATAATCTCAAACAAATGTATATGGGACAAATGCTCTATGCCGACGACAATCAGGGTGAAGTCTTTTCAAGTAACCGAGGTGTCACATGGATAGACGCTAACAACTATCGAGATTTAAGTTCTGGTGTGTGGTATGATTTTCATGGAGGTGAATATGATTTTTTCGAGCCTTATTTTGGTATCGAAAACACAACAACTAAAGTAGAACTCTATCGATGCCCTGCCACTGATTATGATCCCAGCAGCCAAATAGTAACTATTGGTATTCATAATGGCAGAAGTTATTCTGGCTTTATGGAGAAAAACTGGCGTCGACCAGTTAAACCTGACAATCTGGATATGCATATTGCTGGTGGTGGTGGTAAAGCCTTCACTAACTCATCAAGAAAGCCCTTTATGATGGATTATATATCAACGCCAACAGATTCCATAAATATTGGAAGCTCAAAAATCCACAGAAATACGGGGTCTCTAAACCTTTGTTTATCTGACGGATCTGTTATCAAAATGTATTTACCTCCAGATCTATGGGCTCCAAAAGCAAACAATAATTGGGTGGAATATTTTGAGGCAGCTGTTGGTGAATCAGCCTATTGA
- a CDS encoding type II secretion system protein: protein MTEHLKKLTLKKNFTLIELLVVVAIIGILASLLLPSLSKARAKAKQAVCLSQLKQLNFALYNYTDDNDGKYPHTYKNGNSDIVTWDDLISGYDGRASLTPTEMKQSLNANTDNQLYVCPGDTIKRNNASWPKKSYAMTTYIPGHATALGITASSFSNLVPRNITEISNPSQTILLTEFFWSANRMGAHYGNYVGNQQVGYYYTPNPALPIAHKNKYNYSMVDGSAQAMIPTQTLLGLSPSTTIGTMWDAGR, encoded by the coding sequence ATGACTGAACATCTTAAAAAATTGACATTAAAGAAAAATTTCACCCTCATTGAACTTTTAGTTGTCGTGGCCATTATTGGCATTTTAGCCAGCCTACTGCTACCATCTTTAAGTAAAGCTCGAGCTAAGGCTAAACAAGCCGTTTGCCTTAGTCAATTAAAACAATTGAATTTTGCTTTATATAATTACACTGATGATAATGATGGTAAGTACCCACATACTTATAAAAATGGTAATAGCGATATTGTTACGTGGGATGACCTCATTTCCGGTTATGATGGTCGTGCTAGTTTAACTCCTACTGAAATGAAACAAAGTTTGAACGCCAATACGGACAATCAACTTTATGTTTGTCCCGGGGATACTATTAAACGTAATAATGCTAGCTGGCCTAAAAAATCTTATGCTATGACAACATATATACCAGGACATGCTACAGCTCTTGGAATAACTGCGTCTAGTTTTTCTAATCTCGTACCGCGAAATATTACTGAAATAAGTAATCCATCTCAAACAATTCTACTCACAGAGTTTTTTTGGAGTGCAAACCGCATGGGGGCTCATTATGGAAATTATGTTGGCAATCAACAGGTAGGTTATTATTACACCCCAAACCCTGCCTTGCCGATTGCTCATAAAAATAAGTATAATTATTCAATGGTTGACGGAAGTGCCCAAGCCATGATTCCTACACAAACATTGCTTGGTTTGTCCCCAAGTACAACTATCGGAACCATGTGGGATGCTGGTAGATAA
- a CDS encoding GDSL-type esterase/lipase family protein, with amino-acid sequence MTIKRISSSRLFILALLFLTPFLTMEAKSKKNVWKNFQRIDFKVDGRDAFIIKPKETAKGQPWIWRARFPTYHPEVDLILLEKGFHIAYINTDDMLGSPKALKHWDAFYKHMTEEKGFAEKVTLEAVSRGGLFAYRWASQNPEKVNCIYAEVPVCDFKSWPGGKANGVGNKKAWQNVLKQYQLNEQQALDYKQNPIDVLAPIAKEDIPLLHLISLNDQVVPAKENTFVLAKRYRQLGGSIEIIEVKIGPRAKGHHFDHPDPKRVADFIEKHSSLQVTTQLSTITPVPSRLKKFMPKRHNQKLAEAKERQIDFVMIGDSITHNWESEKNYAQIFKGTNMLNLGFAGDRTQNVLWRIQHGALDNIEPKLVTLMIGTNHLHNPKKDYTPDSSEDIFTGIQEIVKEIRTRLPKAKIIVFSIFPRRAPEYERVKSLNQLIPKIVDNQMVSHRDINHIFLADDTKINKALYSRDGLHLSSKGHETWAKELHILLKQ; translated from the coding sequence ATGACTATAAAAAGAATAAGCTCTTCTCGGTTATTCATTCTTGCACTTCTGTTCCTGACTCCTTTTCTTACGATGGAAGCAAAGAGTAAAAAGAATGTTTGGAAAAACTTTCAGCGCATCGATTTTAAAGTTGATGGACGAGATGCTTTTATCATCAAGCCCAAAGAAACTGCTAAAGGCCAGCCCTGGATTTGGCGTGCACGCTTTCCAACTTACCACCCAGAAGTTGATCTGATTTTATTAGAAAAGGGCTTCCATATCGCCTACATCAATACTGACGACATGCTTGGCAGCCCCAAAGCTCTCAAACACTGGGACGCTTTTTATAAGCATATGACTGAAGAAAAAGGCTTTGCTGAAAAAGTGACTCTCGAAGCGGTGAGTCGTGGTGGTCTCTTTGCCTATCGCTGGGCCTCACAAAACCCTGAAAAAGTTAATTGTATTTACGCCGAAGTCCCCGTCTGTGATTTTAAAAGCTGGCCAGGAGGCAAAGCTAATGGAGTGGGTAATAAAAAAGCTTGGCAAAATGTATTGAAGCAATATCAATTAAACGAACAACAAGCTTTAGACTACAAGCAAAACCCCATCGACGTACTTGCGCCCATCGCAAAAGAAGACATTCCCCTTTTGCATCTCATCAGCCTCAATGATCAAGTGGTTCCAGCTAAAGAAAACACCTTTGTTTTAGCCAAACGTTATCGTCAACTCGGGGGTAGCATTGAAATCATAGAAGTTAAAATAGGCCCACGTGCCAAGGGTCATCATTTTGATCACCCCGATCCCAAGCGTGTCGCCGACTTTATCGAAAAACATAGTTCTTTACAAGTGACAACTCAGCTATCAACAATCACTCCCGTCCCATCGCGACTAAAAAAGTTCATGCCAAAGCGCCATAATCAAAAACTAGCGGAAGCAAAAGAGCGTCAGATTGATTTTGTGATGATTGGTGACTCGATTACCCATAATTGGGAATCAGAAAAAAACTACGCACAAATCTTTAAAGGGACTAATATGCTTAACTTGGGCTTCGCAGGTGATCGCACTCAAAATGTTTTGTGGCGCATTCAACATGGTGCCTTGGATAACATTGAGCCCAAGCTCGTCACCCTAATGATCGGCACCAATCATTTACACAATCCAAAAAAAGACTACACACCTGATTCTTCAGAAGATATTTTCACCGGTATTCAAGAAATCGTCAAAGAAATTCGCACGCGTTTACCCAAAGCAAAAATTATTGTTTTTTCTATTTTCCCACGCCGAGCACCTGAATACGAACGGGTCAAATCTCTCAATCAGTTAATCCCAAAAATCGTTGATAATCAGATGGTTTCTCATAGAGACATCAATCATATTTTCCTTGCTGATGATACTAAAATCAATAAAGCGCTCTACTCACGCGATGGCTTGCATTTGAGTTCAAAAGGCCATGAGACTTGGGCAAAGGAACTACATATTTTATTAAAGCAGTAA